One window of Nymphaea colorata isolate Beijing-Zhang1983 chromosome 1, ASM883128v2, whole genome shotgun sequence genomic DNA carries:
- the LOC116246916 gene encoding 50S ribosomal protein L24, chloroplastic, translated as MAAMAALQLSMSSLSLSKSFLGQSLSPTLYPCQVQRPTQPSPVVMKLKRWERKECKPNSLPVLHKMHVKVGDTVQVISGRDKGKIGEITSIFKHNSTVVIKDINLKTKHMKSREEGQPGQIVKIEAPVHSSNVMLYSKEKQVASRVGHKILEDGTRVRYLLKTGEVIDSPEQWKRVVKDRTKNESSS; from the exons atggcagccatggctGCGTTACAGCTCTCCATgtcttccctttctctctctaaatcttTCCTGGGCCAGAGCCTTTCTCCCACTCTTTACCCATGCCAG GTTCAACGCCCCACTCAGCCATCCCCTGTGGTAATGAAG TTAAAGCGATGGGAACGGAAGGAGTGCAAACCTAACAGCCTCCCGGTGCTGCACAAAATGCATGTTAAAGTAGGAGATACAGTACAAGTAATATCTGGGCGTGATAAAGGGAAGATTGGTGAAATAAcaagtatttttaaacataatAGCACTGTCGTAATCAAGGACATTAACCTTAAGACCAAGCATATGAAAAGCAGAGAAGAGGGTCAACCTGGACAGATTGTGAAG ATTGAAGCTCCTGTTCACAGCTCAAATGTGATGCTGTATTCCAAAGAAAAGCAAGTTGCCAGCCGTGTAGGACACAAAATCCTTGAAGATGGTACTAGAGTACGTTACCTCTTGAAAACGGGTGAGGTGATTGATAGTCCTGAGCAATGGAAGAGGGTGGTAAAGGACAGGACAAAGAATGAAAGTTCTTCATGA
- the LOC116262557 gene encoding putative anthocyanidin reductase, giving the protein MEISGDRPKKEITYCVTGGSGYIGSWLVKSLLEKGYKVHATTRDPEKASKVLSFGNDHGGRLKVFKADMIEPGSYDAAVEGCDGVFHVAAHMEFGVYSRQNPDSYLKSDVHKLATAGTLNVLEACLKAKTVKRVVMTSSVSIITARDVGGKLKSTVVDESCLNSIDSILRARAHGWVYAASKIIADQTALKFVNEKGLDLVSIIPSTVGGPFLTPTVPASLQVLLSPFTGDRGLYPIITAVNSRLGCIPIVHIEDICDAHIFLMEEREAKGRYICSAHSCDLHQLTDFCNQQYSLPVKHKLSDEPEGWTPTTLSSERLKKLGFQFKHGMKKILKDTVDCSAELGLLSSTPPN; this is encoded by the exons ATGGAAATTTCAGGTGATCGTCCGAAGAAGGAGATTACCTACTGCGTCACTGGGGGGAGTGGCTACATCGGGTCGTGGCTCGTTAAATCTCTCCTGGAAAAGGGCTACAAGGTCCACGCCACAACCAGGGATCCAG AGAAGGCATCCAAGGTTCTGTCCTTTGGAAACGATCATGGAGGCAGGCTCAAGGTCTTCAAGGCTGACATGATTGAACCGGGCAGCTATGATGCGGCAGTAGAGGGCTGCGATGGCGTCTTTCATGTGGCAGCTCATATGGAGTTTGGCGTTTACAGTAGACAAAATCCTG ACAGCTATCTGAAGTCCGATGTCCACAAGCTGGCGACGGCCGGCACACTGAACGTTCTAGAAGCTTGCCTGAAGGCTAAAACGGTGAAGAGGGTGGTGATGACGTCGTCCGTCAGCATCATCACGGCAAGGGACGTCGGCGGGAAGCTGAAGAGTACGGTGGTGGACGAGTCCTGCCTTAACTCCATCGACTCCATTCTGCGCGCCCGGGCTCATGGATGG GTCTACGCAGCATCAAAGATCATTGCAGATCAAACGGCACTaaaatttgttaatgagaaGGGCTTGGACTTGGTGTCCATAATACCATCAACTGTGGGCGGTCCATTCTTGACCCCTACTGTTCCTGCAAGCCTCCAAGTACTGTTGTCCCCATTCACAG GAGACCGGGGCCTTTATCCGATAATAACTGCAGTGAATTCCAGATTGGGGTGCATCCCCATTGTCCACATAGAAGACATATGTGACGCTCACATTTTCttgatggaggaaagggaggcAAAGGGACGTTACATTTGCTCTGCACATAGTTGTGATCTCCATCAACTCACCGACTTCTGCAATCAGCAGTATTCCCTTCCCGTCAAACACAA ATTGTCGGACGAGCCTGAAGGGTGGACTCCTACAACACTCTCCTCTGAAAGGCTGAAAAAGCTGGGCTTCCAATTCAAGCACGGGATGAAGAAGATACTCAAAGACACCGTTGATTGCAGCGCTGAGCTTGGGCTGCTCAGCAGCACTCCACCAAACTGA